One part of the Ignavibacteria bacterium genome encodes these proteins:
- a CDS encoding archaemetzincin family Zn-dependent metalloprotease: MNFFIAPVEFSNVSVLHSIVKNISGIFKDKVSVISLPVNTAAAFSRDRGQYFSTQLIADAIKLTSGYDGKVLMLVEFDLFVPVFTYVFGEAQLNGKHSIVSVCRLHEEFYSGKTNDKLFIDRTIKEILHELGHNMGLIHCRSWDCVMHSSQGVEEIDIKGQFYCPDCMEILSNNGFKDSFVALPAD, translated from the coding sequence ATGAATTTTTTTATTGCTCCTGTTGAATTTTCAAATGTCTCGGTATTACACAGCATAGTAAAAAATATTTCCGGCATCTTTAAGGATAAAGTTTCAGTCATTTCTCTGCCCGTCAACACGGCTGCAGCATTCTCCAGGGACAGGGGGCAATATTTTTCGACACAGCTTATTGCCGATGCCATTAAGCTTACCTCAGGCTACGACGGCAAGGTGCTTATGCTTGTGGAATTTGATCTGTTCGTCCCCGTCTTTACCTACGTCTTCGGTGAGGCACAGCTTAACGGAAAGCACTCCATTGTATCCGTCTGCCGCCTGCACGAGGAATTTTATTCGGGCAAGACAAACGACAAGCTTTTCATTGATAGAACAATTAAGGAAATACTCCATGAGCTGGGGCACAATATGGGCCTCATTCACTGCAGGAGCTGGGATTGTGTAATGCATTCCTCGCAGGGAGTTGAAGAAATTGACATCAAGGGGCAGTTCTACTGCCCCGACTGCATGGAAATCCTTTCAAATAACGGCTTTAAGGACAGTTTTGTTGCTCTTCCGGCTGATTAA
- a CDS encoding Crp/Fnr family transcriptional regulator has translation MQLFGDVPLFTGGDCPASVQVLEDSTLLFIPKNEFLKLLESNSHLSMKVMAGFAKRLKSISVKAEDETLKEVVNRLADYLVKEAESAGTAGLPEPYVKLTLSNPTLAAYLSTITETISRAFRKMREQGVIRMHERTVFIQDLEALKKLAE, from the coding sequence ATGCAGCTCTTCGGCGACGTCCCTTTATTTACCGGAGGCGACTGCCCGGCAAGCGTGCAGGTCCTGGAGGACAGTACGCTTTTGTTTATTCCCAAAAATGAATTCCTGAAGCTCCTGGAAAGCAACTCACACTTAAGCATGAAGGTAATGGCGGGCTTTGCAAAGCGCCTTAAATCCATTTCAGTTAAAGCCGAAGATGAAACTCTAAAGGAGGTGGTAAACCGCCTTGCGGATTATCTTGTCAAGGAGGCAGAAAGTGCTGGCACTGCAGGCTTACCCGAGCCTTACGTAAAACTTACCTTATCCAACCCCACGCTGGCAGCGTACCTGAGTACAATAACAGAAACAATATCGCGCGCATTCAGAAAAATGAGGGAGCAGGGTGTGATCAGAATGCACGAACGAACTGTATTTATACAGGATTTGGAAGCTCTAAAGAAGCTGGCTGAGTGA
- a CDS encoding HAMP domain-containing protein, whose protein sequence is MKIKFYNKLSFKLILVISLILLVNLGFQTIYTLTTLEKDLTNSYSQNAYNMSDIIKKSTRYSMLLNHSYDVHQIIKTIGTETGVEKIRIYNKLGRVIFSTDSTEISSLMNKNAEACVACHSDGKHVSILPVKDKIRLFRKNDGSRVLGLINPIYNEDDCWNSGCHAHDKNVKILGVLDVVISMKEADSIISSNISNVVATSILVTLIIAIAIWLFISIVVNRPVKKITKGIEELGKGNLNYKIDVRSQNELGKMAGQFNDMGSKLDLAYKEIKEWSETLNEKVKEKTEELKKIYDQIIQIEKLASLGKLSATVAHELNNPLEGILTYSKLISRKIQKQPESDENKKLLEFLELISDESSRCGRIVKDLLLFSHRGEDEFNSENIVSIIDKCIQLINHHLEIHKIKLVTDYPEECVKINVDSQKIQQALMSLLINAIEAMAHGGCIKVSVVNEKEYVAIRIIDEGSGIMPEHLPHIFEPFYSTKQKKGTGLGLAVAYGIIEHHKGKIEVESTSPKGTTIKVSLPLRKNNSRDQHEK, encoded by the coding sequence ATGAAGATCAAATTTTATAATAAACTAAGTTTCAAGCTGATATTAGTAATATCGCTGATCCTGCTTGTTAACCTTGGCTTCCAGACTATCTATACCCTTACCACGCTTGAAAAAGACCTTACGAACTCATATTCGCAGAATGCGTACAATATGAGCGATATTATAAAAAAATCCACGCGCTACAGCATGCTCTTAAACCATAGCTATGATGTGCATCAGATCATTAAGACTATCGGAACGGAAACAGGCGTGGAGAAGATCAGGATATACAATAAGCTCGGCCGCGTGATATTCTCAACCGACAGCACGGAAATCTCCTCCCTGATGAATAAAAACGCCGAGGCCTGCGTTGCCTGCCACAGCGATGGGAAGCACGTTTCAATCCTCCCTGTAAAAGATAAAATAAGGCTCTTCAGGAAAAATGACGGCTCCAGGGTACTGGGACTCATAAACCCGATTTACAATGAGGACGACTGCTGGAATTCCGGCTGCCATGCCCACGATAAGAATGTAAAAATACTGGGCGTGCTGGACGTTGTGATTTCAATGAAGGAAGCCGATAGCATTATATCGAGCAATATTTCAAACGTGGTTGCCACATCTATACTTGTTACCTTAATCATTGCAATTGCCATATGGCTGTTTATCTCAATTGTCGTTAACCGCCCGGTAAAGAAGATTACAAAGGGGATCGAGGAGCTCGGAAAAGGAAACCTGAACTACAAAATAGATGTACGCTCGCAGAACGAGCTGGGTAAAATGGCAGGCCAGTTTAATGATATGGGAAGCAAGCTCGACCTGGCCTATAAGGAAATTAAAGAGTGGTCGGAGACTCTTAACGAAAAGGTAAAAGAAAAAACTGAGGAACTTAAGAAGATCTACGACCAGATCATACAGATTGAAAAACTGGCCTCACTTGGAAAGCTCTCGGCTACGGTGGCCCACGAGCTGAATAACCCTCTGGAAGGCATTTTAACTTACAGCAAGCTGATTTCCAGGAAAATTCAGAAACAGCCCGAAAGCGACGAGAACAAGAAGCTGCTCGAATTCCTGGAGCTGATTTCAGATGAATCATCGCGCTGCGGAAGGATCGTTAAGGACCTCTTGCTATTCTCGCACAGGGGTGAGGATGAATTTAATTCGGAAAACATTGTTTCCATAATTGATAAATGCATACAGCTGATCAACCATCACCTGGAGATCCATAAAATTAAGCTTGTAACCGATTATCCCGAAGAATGCGTAAAGATAAACGTGGATTCGCAGAAGATACAGCAGGCTCTGATGTCGTTACTCATTAATGCCATTGAAGCCATGGCGCACGGCGGCTGCATCAAGGTATCGGTTGTAAATGAAAAAGAATATGTGGCCATCAGAATTATAGATGAAGGCAGCGGTATAATGCCTGAACACCTGCCGCATATATTCGAACCTTTCTATTCTACAAAACAGAAGAAGGGTACCGGCCTGGGTCTTGCGGTTGCCTATGGCATAATTGAACATCACAAGGGAAAAATTGAAGTTGAAAGCACTTCCCCAAAGGGAACAACTATAAAGGTAAGTTTGCCGTTAAGAAAAAACAACAGCAGAGATCAACATGAAAAATAA
- a CDS encoding sigma-54-dependent Fis family transcriptional regulator, translating into MKNKTRILIVDDEKIVRESLLHWFEEEGYEVDTAEDAEAALRTIDKGKYELMLVDMKMPGMSGLELLDKVKEIDKDTIFILITAFASVPTAIKALKNGAYDYITKPIDPDELAHIVEKAIHQRALRQENEQLKDNIDEIIKPDNLIGESRQMIKIFDLINTVAQTDTTVMIRGESGTGKELVAKAIHINSKRKYFPIVTVNCGALAETLLESELFGHEKGAFTGAHYKRKGKFEMADGGTIFLDEIGTVSPKMQIELLRVIETKQFTRVGGNENIKSDFRVIAATNEPLENLLKEGKFREDLYYRLNVFTIFLPPLRERRDDIPVLAYYFMNKFNGAMNKNIKNISNEAMDFLVNYSWPGNVRELENAIERALVVGRGDSIKIEDLPFHVTPNNRIDDDGDKSLESMEKRHIMNVLEMNNWNISKSAEALQIDRVTLYNKINKYGFRKS; encoded by the coding sequence ATGAAAAATAAAACCAGAATATTAATTGTAGACGACGAAAAAATTGTAAGAGAATCCCTGTTACACTGGTTTGAGGAAGAAGGTTACGAAGTGGATACTGCCGAGGACGCTGAGGCAGCACTCAGAACAATAGATAAGGGCAAGTATGAGCTGATGCTCGTCGACATGAAGATGCCGGGCATGAGCGGGCTCGAACTGCTGGATAAAGTAAAGGAAATTGACAAGGACACCATCTTTATTCTAATAACCGCCTTTGCCTCTGTCCCTACGGCCATCAAGGCCCTTAAGAACGGTGCGTACGATTACATCACAAAGCCTATAGATCCCGACGAACTGGCACACATTGTTGAAAAGGCCATTCATCAGAGGGCGCTCAGGCAGGAAAACGAGCAGCTCAAGGATAATATCGATGAGATAATAAAGCCCGACAACCTTATAGGCGAAAGCCGCCAGATGATTAAGATTTTCGACCTTATCAATACTGTAGCCCAGACGGATACCACGGTAATGATACGTGGCGAAAGCGGAACAGGCAAGGAACTGGTGGCCAAGGCAATCCATATAAACAGCAAGAGAAAGTATTTCCCGATTGTAACTGTAAACTGCGGAGCCCTGGCTGAAACACTTCTGGAATCGGAGCTCTTCGGCCACGAGAAAGGCGCATTTACGGGTGCCCACTACAAGCGCAAGGGCAAATTTGAAATGGCTGACGGCGGAACAATATTTTTAGATGAGATCGGAACCGTTTCTCCCAAAATGCAGATTGAGCTTTTAAGGGTAATTGAAACAAAGCAGTTTACGCGCGTCGGCGGAAATGAAAATATCAAAAGCGATTTCAGGGTCATTGCCGCAACAAACGAGCCCCTGGAAAACCTCCTCAAGGAGGGAAAATTCAGGGAGGATCTCTATTACCGCCTGAATGTATTTACCATTTTCCTGCCTCCTTTGAGGGAAAGGCGCGATGATATTCCTGTGCTGGCCTACTACTTCATGAACAAGTTTAACGGGGCCATGAACAAGAATATCAAGAACATTTCCAACGAGGCGATGGATTTTCTTGTCAATTACAGCTGGCCCGGAAACGTGCGCGAGCTTGAAAACGCAATTGAACGTGCACTCGTTGTGGGCAGGGGCGACTCAATTAAGATTGAGGACCTGCCGTTCCATGTGACTCCGAACAACAGGATTGACGATGACGGCGACAAGAGCCTGGAGAGCATGGAGAAAAGGCATATTATGAACGTGCTCGAGATGAATAACTGGAATATCTCTAAAAGTGCAGAAGCCCTGCAGATCGACCGCGTTACTTTGTACAACAAAATCAATAAATATGGATTTCGTAAATCCTGA
- a CDS encoding TIGR00730 family Rossman fold protein, with protein MHFQDIDPASMIEARLINSQEDLWRLFRIMAEFVEGFEKMASIKPSVTIFGSARINEDDCYYQMAREVARRLVEKGMGVITGGGPGIMEAANRGATEAGGSSTGVNIELPFEQSANPYIDRDKLLTFRYFFIRKLMFFKYSQGYIMMPGGFGTLDESFEVLTLIQTGKTQRVPVVFMGREFWKPGLEWITGTILKNKLISEKDLNLFSVTDDAEEAAELIMDFHKGKRFTPNF; from the coding sequence ATGCACTTTCAGGATATTGACCCGGCCAGCATGATTGAGGCCCGCCTTATTAACTCGCAGGAGGACCTGTGGCGGCTCTTCAGGATTATGGCTGAATTCGTTGAAGGGTTTGAAAAAATGGCCTCAATTAAGCCGAGCGTGACAATTTTCGGCTCGGCAAGAATAAATGAAGATGACTGCTACTATCAGATGGCCCGTGAAGTTGCCCGCAGGCTGGTTGAAAAGGGGATGGGTGTTATTACCGGCGGAGGCCCCGGCATAATGGAGGCTGCAAACAGGGGAGCAACTGAAGCAGGGGGAAGCTCCACGGGAGTTAATATTGAACTTCCTTTTGAACAGAGCGCAAACCCTTATATTGACCGCGACAAGCTTTTAACTTTCCGCTACTTCTTTATCCGTAAGCTCATGTTCTTTAAGTACTCTCAGGGCTATATAATGATGCCGGGCGGATTTGGAACGCTGGATGAATCTTTCGAGGTTTTAACCCTCATACAGACGGGCAAGACGCAGCGCGTGCCGGTTGTCTTTATGGGCAGGGAATTCTGGAAACCGGGGCTGGAATGGATAACCGGCACAATACTGAAAAATAAGCTGATCTCGGAGAAGGACCTGAATCTCTTCTCAGTTACAGATGACGCCGAAGAAGCTGCTGAACTGATTATGGATTTCCATAAGGGAAAAAGGTTTACACCTAATTTCTAA
- a CDS encoding PorV/PorQ family protein: MHFKRFFYFSFFLILIFASELPAQGILGFANDAGSTSTYGMGEEGVALRNGQDAFTYNPANLTFSKTIRLSFFHNPWQVIESLPMNNLTAAFKLKGIGSFGLQFIREDFMDVAVRTSDNPLRFVNAPSYGYALSLGYAAEVADGLSLGLSLKYGKQVQANLFMDALLLSMGLNYEPAVFNKRVDLGFSLMNMGNPVKFKVDESVKSYRYEENYPFYLEYSWPVPSMMHLGLSAAPLETDYVSAEIQLGLSKYLVSKIEGKEAKSSFNALFNDWKDFPSDASLSTGVAFEWKPLDLGHGLSFYQNFFLGAISPGQKIRSFNNFYTHGAEIGIGYKEFTFLMGYSGRWHDVDLAYNRIMAFPWESFQFSLEWDMNKYVHKESGSRAPSALKNIIVSLGSGYNFRTGHLIPPHYDMSVKSRNGISYLLEAAFYMNSSNALISALYYTNIPFEFEYERFWGRVINKDNLETFGIYSAYRYHPLDAFQALYVQGGPGIVRLNPVVNYSPRYQYQASLNMAAGANLDLFNNNVLITPELNYQLMFVPLNASKAPRLGGENQIALAVKAGYRF; encoded by the coding sequence ATGCATTTCAAAAGGTTCTTTTACTTTTCTTTTTTCTTAATTCTGATATTTGCCTCAGAACTTCCGGCCCAGGGAATTTTGGGTTTTGCAAATGATGCCGGCAGCACTTCGACTTATGGAATGGGAGAAGAGGGGGTTGCATTAAGAAACGGGCAGGATGCATTTACCTATAACCCTGCCAACCTGACATTTTCGAAGACCATCAGACTTTCTTTTTTCCACAACCCGTGGCAGGTCATAGAGAGTCTGCCTATGAATAATCTGACTGCCGCTTTCAAACTCAAAGGGATTGGCTCATTCGGGCTGCAGTTCATAAGAGAAGATTTTATGGACGTTGCTGTCAGGACTTCTGATAATCCGCTACGTTTTGTAAATGCTCCTTCCTACGGTTATGCTCTGTCGCTTGGCTATGCCGCAGAAGTTGCAGACGGACTCTCACTGGGCCTTTCGCTTAAATATGGAAAGCAGGTTCAGGCAAACTTGTTCATGGATGCCCTGCTTCTCAGCATGGGATTGAATTATGAACCCGCCGTATTTAACAAAAGAGTTGACCTGGGCTTTTCACTCATGAACATGGGAAATCCGGTTAAATTTAAGGTGGATGAATCGGTAAAAAGTTACAGGTATGAAGAGAATTATCCTTTTTATCTGGAATATAGCTGGCCTGTTCCATCTATGATGCATTTGGGCCTGAGTGCAGCACCACTTGAGACTGATTACGTATCGGCTGAAATTCAGCTTGGCCTGTCAAAGTATCTTGTAAGTAAAATAGAAGGAAAAGAGGCAAAGTCATCCTTTAATGCACTCTTCAATGACTGGAAGGATTTCCCCAGTGATGCAAGCCTCTCTACAGGCGTGGCATTCGAATGGAAGCCCCTTGATTTGGGACATGGTTTATCGTTCTATCAGAACTTTTTTCTGGGAGCAATTTCTCCTGGCCAGAAGATACGGTCTTTTAACAATTTTTATACACATGGGGCTGAAATAGGAATAGGGTATAAGGAATTTACATTTTTGATGGGATATTCCGGAAGGTGGCATGACGTAGACCTTGCCTACAACAGAATCATGGCATTCCCCTGGGAATCTTTCCAGTTCAGCCTGGAGTGGGACATGAATAAATATGTCCATAAGGAATCCGGCAGCAGAGCTCCCTCGGCCCTGAAGAATATAATAGTCTCACTTGGCAGCGGATACAATTTCAGAACAGGGCATTTGATTCCGCCTCACTATGATATGTCCGTTAAATCCAGAAACGGCATTTCATATTTATTGGAAGCTGCCTTTTACATGAACAGCAGCAACGCCCTAATTTCAGCATTATATTACACTAATATACCTTTTGAATTTGAATATGAGAGATTTTGGGGGAGAGTTATAAATAAGGATAATCTGGAAACATTTGGCATTTACTCTGCTTACAGGTATCATCCGCTTGATGCCTTTCAGGCACTGTACGTCCAGGGCGGCCCGGGTATTGTAAGATTAAATCCTGTAGTAAATTACTCTCCAAGATACCAGTATCAGGCATCACTAAATATGGCCGCAGGTGCCAATCTGGATTTGTTTAACAACAACGTACTCATAACCCCGGAACTTAATTATCAGCTGATGTTTGTCCCGCTCAATGCATCAAAAGCACCCAGGCTTGGCGGTGAAAACCAGATAGCCCTTGCCGTAAAAGCCGGCTACAGGTTCTGA
- the nrfH gene encoding cytochrome c nitrite reductase small subunit, translating into MQEEPRQKVPAVKRIVNAFVPPDKWKVPVIVLLGIFAGLGVYVFVISNAVSYLSDNPETCVNCHVMNPQYATWQKSSHGRVATCNGCHVPHDNFVRKYFFKASDGLRHATIFTFRLEPQVITIKEAGAGVVQENCIRCHYFRVQMVYARNITYKDYLKGEGPVCWSCHRETPHGRVRGLASAPYARVPNLSPAVPEWLRTTVPEKDKSK; encoded by the coding sequence ATGCAGGAAGAGCCCCGTCAAAAAGTCCCGGCTGTAAAAAGAATAGTTAATGCCTTTGTTCCTCCCGATAAGTGGAAAGTGCCGGTAATTGTACTGCTCGGCATATTTGCCGGGCTTGGAGTTTATGTTTTTGTCATATCCAATGCAGTTTCCTATCTTTCAGATAATCCCGAGACGTGCGTAAATTGCCACGTCATGAACCCTCAGTATGCAACCTGGCAGAAGAGCAGCCACGGGCGCGTTGCTACGTGTAACGGCTGTCACGTTCCGCACGACAATTTTGTGCGCAAATATTTCTTCAAGGCGTCCGACGGCCTCAGGCACGCAACAATATTTACCTTCAGGCTGGAGCCCCAGGTAATTACAATCAAAGAAGCAGGGGCAGGGGTGGTGCAGGAAAACTGCATAAGGTGCCACTACTTCCGCGTGCAGATGGTTTACGCAAGAAATATCACTTATAAAGATTACCTGAAAGGTGAGGGCCCCGTATGCTGGAGCTGCCACAGGGAAACCCCTCACGGGCGTGTGCGAGGCCTGGCCTCGGCACCTTATGCAAGGGTCCCTAACCTCTCGCCGGCAGTGCCGGAGTGGCTGAGAACTACTGTACCGGAAAAAGATAAATCGAAATAG
- a CDS encoding MFS transporter, whose translation MSVAAGVAVANIYYNQPILTEISASLNINETSAGFISILSQVGYGLGLFFITPLGDKINKKKLIVVLQAFLFLALLLITVAGNIFQVWALSLLIAIFSVSVQVIMPMAAGLDPENRGQTVGTIFTGVLIGILAARVFSGSIAEWFGWRYVYGISAFAILLMIVLLQISLPEVKNYFKGSYPKLLASALEQVKRFPLLRSVSAIGALQFGVFSSFWTTLTFHLSGKPFYYHSDTIGLFGLVAIAGALMAPVLGRHADRGGSRRVRFVAIALIIFSIVLMMVVQTSVIALVTGVLLLDVGVQAMQVTNVALIYTLDEKSHSRINTVFMTSVFLGGSVGTLAGVLSWRHGGWTGVTVQMLIFSLLILYILLKERK comes from the coding sequence ATGTCAGTTGCCGCGGGCGTGGCAGTTGCCAATATATATTATAACCAGCCGATCTTAACTGAGATCAGCGCCTCGCTTAATATCAATGAAACAAGCGCAGGCTTCATTTCCATACTGTCACAGGTGGGTTACGGGCTTGGACTTTTCTTTATAACGCCGCTTGGCGACAAGATAAATAAAAAGAAACTGATCGTTGTCCTGCAGGCATTTCTATTCCTGGCACTGCTTTTAATAACAGTTGCGGGCAATATTTTTCAGGTCTGGGCCCTAAGCCTTCTCATTGCCATATTCTCCGTTTCCGTGCAGGTAATAATGCCGATGGCTGCGGGGTTAGATCCTGAGAACCGGGGGCAGACGGTAGGTACAATATTTACAGGCGTACTGATAGGCATACTTGCTGCCAGGGTCTTCAGTGGCTCAATTGCAGAGTGGTTCGGCTGGCGCTACGTTTACGGCATATCGGCTTTTGCCATCCTTTTAATGATAGTCCTTCTGCAGATATCCCTGCCTGAGGTTAAGAATTACTTCAAAGGGAGTTATCCGAAACTGCTCGCCTCTGCACTGGAACAGGTCAAACGGTTTCCTCTTCTACGCTCCGTCAGTGCAATAGGGGCGCTTCAGTTCGGAGTATTCAGCTCATTCTGGACAACGCTTACATTCCACCTGAGCGGAAAGCCGTTTTATTACCACAGCGACACGATAGGACTTTTCGGCCTCGTTGCAATTGCAGGAGCCCTGATGGCCCCCGTTCTTGGCAGGCATGCCGACAGGGGAGGAAGCCGCAGGGTCCGCTTTGTGGCAATTGCACTCATAATTTTCAGCATTGTTCTTATGATGGTTGTCCAGACTTCTGTAATTGCACTAGTTACGGGGGTCCTGCTCCTGGACGTAGGCGTGCAGGCAATGCAGGTGACAAATGTGGCGCTGATCTATACGCTGGATGAAAAGTCGCACAGCAGAATAAATACGGTTTTTATGACCTCGGTTTTTCTGGGGGGATCCGTGGGGACTTTAGCCGGTGTCCTCAGCTGGCGCCACGGCGGCTGGACGGGTGTAACAGTACAAATGCTAATATTCAGCTTACTTATTCTTTACATACTTCTTAAGGAAAGGAAGTAG
- a CDS encoding tetratricopeptide repeat protein, translating to MINNSNRLDIAQEYFNKAYKSQMEGRLDEAIDYYKISIDLFPTAEAHTFLGWAYSVKGKYEDAIDECYIAIEIDEDYGNPYNDIGEYLISLSRYEEAIIWLEKAINAPRYSSRHFPYYNLGRIYEKKGEWFKALSYYKDAVHLSPDFDPAKKAIIRVTTLLN from the coding sequence ATGATTAACAATAGCAACAGACTGGATATTGCTCAGGAGTACTTTAATAAGGCGTATAAGTCCCAGATGGAAGGAAGGCTTGACGAGGCGATCGATTATTATAAAATTTCTATAGATCTGTTCCCCACGGCCGAGGCTCATACCTTTCTGGGCTGGGCTTATAGTGTAAAGGGCAAGTATGAAGATGCTATTGACGAGTGCTACATCGCCATTGAAATAGATGAGGATTACGGAAACCCTTATAACGACATAGGCGAGTACCTCATCAGCCTTTCAAGGTACGAAGAGGCGATAATATGGCTGGAAAAGGCGATAAATGCTCCGCGCTATTCATCGCGCCACTTCCCTTATTACAACCTGGGCAGAATTTATGAGAAGAAGGGGGAATGGTTTAAGGCGCTCAGCTATTATAAGGATGCTGTACACCTGAGTCCCGACTTCGATCCGGCCAAAAAGGCCATTATCAGGGTCACAACCCTGCTTAATTAG
- the nrfA gene encoding ammonia-forming cytochrome c nitrite reductase produces MQEIIKGRPWLGWLIFLGTVVIVFLIGMLAASIVERRQESAALQMVKPIADWEPRNEKWGENYPREYQSYLGTMDTTFRSKYGGSAMIDYLDIDPELVVIWAGYSFSKGYNQGRGHYHAIQDIRNILRTTAPQPATCWTCKSTDVPRVMNQIGVANFYKGTWLDMGPEIYNPIGCQDCHDPKTMNLRVTRPALIEAFARQGKDITKATHQEMRSLVCAQCHVEYYFKGKEEHYLTFPWDRGMIVDSIEGYYDKVNFSDWTHGLSRAPMLKAQHPDYEMFKTGIHAARGLACADCHMPYRSEGGVKFTNHKIQSPLNDIANSCQVCHRESEDELRRNVYERQDKFEEGKRTALRDLAKAHIEAKFAWDKGATEEEMKPVLQALRHAQWRWDYVSAANAYSFHSPVESQRILNTCMERVQDARLQITRVLAKHGYTDAVPIPDISTKQKAQNFVGLKIEEMTGMKTEFLKNVVPGWNQKALERQSKMK; encoded by the coding sequence ATTCAGGAAATAATAAAAGGAAGGCCGTGGCTCGGATGGCTGATTTTCCTGGGTACAGTTGTTATAGTTTTTCTAATCGGAATGCTGGCCGCTTCAATTGTAGAACGCAGGCAGGAATCGGCAGCTCTTCAGATGGTAAAGCCGATTGCCGACTGGGAGCCTAGAAATGAAAAATGGGGCGAAAATTACCCCCGGGAGTACCAGAGCTATCTTGGCACAATGGATACAACCTTCAGGAGCAAATACGGCGGCAGCGCAATGATAGATTACCTGGATATAGATCCTGAGCTGGTGGTTATCTGGGCAGGATACTCATTCTCAAAAGGCTATAACCAGGGACGGGGGCATTACCACGCAATTCAGGATATCAGGAATATTCTAAGAACAACTGCTCCACAGCCTGCAACGTGCTGGACGTGCAAGAGTACAGACGTGCCCAGGGTGATGAACCAGATCGGCGTGGCCAACTTCTACAAGGGCACATGGCTCGATATGGGGCCCGAAATATATAACCCGATCGGATGCCAGGACTGTCATGACCCCAAAACAATGAACCTCCGCGTTACGCGTCCGGCACTCATAGAAGCCTTTGCGCGTCAGGGAAAAGATATTACAAAGGCCACGCACCAGGAAATGCGTTCGCTGGTCTGTGCGCAGTGCCACGTGGAATATTACTTTAAGGGAAAAGAGGAGCATTACCTGACCTTCCCATGGGACAGGGGGATGATTGTCGATTCAATTGAAGGGTATTATGACAAGGTGAACTTCTCCGACTGGACGCACGGCCTGAGCCGGGCGCCGATGCTGAAAGCACAGCACCCTGATTATGAAATGTTCAAAACAGGCATTCACGCAGCCAGGGGACTCGCCTGTGCCGACTGTCACATGCCTTACCGCAGTGAAGGGGGAGTTAAGTTTACGAACCACAAGATACAGAGCCCGCTTAACGACATCGCAAATTCCTGCCAGGTTTGCCACAGGGAGAGCGAGGATGAGCTGAGGAGAAATGTTTACGAGCGTCAGGATAAGTTTGAAGAAGGAAAAAGAACCGCTCTCAGGGATCTGGCAAAGGCACATATTGAAGCAAAATTTGCCTGGGATAAAGGAGCTACAGAAGAAGAGATGAAGCCTGTCCTCCAGGCGCTCAGGCATGCGCAGTGGAGGTGGGATTATGTATCTGCGGCCAACGCATACAGCTTCCATTCACCCGTGGAATCGCAGAGGATACTGAATACATGCATGGAGAGGGTTCAGGATGCAAGACTTCAGATTACGCGTGTTCTTGCAAAACACGGCTATACGGACGCAGTTCCGATACCTGACATTTCAACAAAGCAGAAAGCGCAGAACTTCGTGGGACTTAAAATTGAAGAGATGACTGGAATGAAGACCGAATTCCTGAAAAATGTTGTGCCCGGATGGAACCAGAAGGCGCTTGAACGCCAGTCGAAGATGAAGTAA